One Streptomyces sp. V4I8 genomic window carries:
- a CDS encoding DUF779 domain-containing protein translates to MYEETPRVELTPAAADLLRRLRATHGPLMFHQSGGCCDGSAPMCYPEGEFRTGGSDVLLAELHVEGVAEPVTFWMSRSQYEAWSHTRLIVDVVEGRGSGFSLEAPEGVRFLTRSRVVGA, encoded by the coding sequence ATGTATGAGGAGACCCCGCGCGTCGAACTCACTCCCGCCGCCGCCGATCTGCTGCGCCGTCTGCGCGCGACACACGGCCCGCTGATGTTCCACCAGTCCGGCGGCTGCTGCGACGGCAGCGCGCCGATGTGCTACCCGGAGGGCGAGTTCCGCACGGGCGGCTCGGACGTGCTGCTCGCGGAGTTGCACGTCGAGGGGGTGGCGGAGCCGGTGACGTTCTGGATGTCGCGCAGTCAGTACGAGGCGTGGAGCCACACCCGGCTGATCGTCGACGTCGTCGAGGGCCGGGGCAGCGGGTTCTCCCTGGAGGCACCCGAGGGGGTGCGTTTCCTCACCCGTTCTCGCGTCGTCGGCGCCTAG
- a CDS encoding phosphodiester glycosidase family protein, translating into MTRRQKRFGAARAALTLLTALGALAGAALVGAAPAGAAQGTPIAPGVVYDEFDIAAAKGTAHAHVLTVDLRNPRVRLDLLHPGAVAARATVSQQATAQGAVAGVNGDFFNISEVQHPGVQVTGASVGPAIARGRALKAAVPNGQRFGPALPPGTSTQDVFGVGVDRRARMDGLSLAGSIRTPEGRLPLGGLNQYALPVGSIGAFTAKWGSVSRVRATCGTDTDRAAPCSTDTYEVTVRRGRVVSTADTPGSGPIASDATVLVGREAGAQRLRKFFAGEPVTVRHRLVAAKSRVPFRFALGGYPVLDDGKPLPGLDDRASAVRTAVGIADGGRRLLLLALDSAPEYRTGLTVAEVASIMRELGSADAFSLDGGGSSTLVTRAPGAATVSIRNHPSDGVERPVPNGIGVFSTR; encoded by the coding sequence GTGACGCGTCGTCAGAAACGGTTCGGAGCTGCCAGAGCGGCCCTCACGCTGCTCACGGCACTCGGCGCGCTGGCCGGTGCGGCCCTGGTGGGGGCGGCACCGGCCGGCGCCGCGCAGGGCACCCCGATCGCGCCGGGGGTCGTGTACGACGAGTTCGACATCGCTGCGGCGAAGGGCACGGCACACGCCCATGTCCTGACCGTCGACCTGCGCAATCCGCGCGTGCGTCTCGATCTGCTGCATCCGGGGGCGGTGGCGGCGCGGGCCACCGTCTCGCAGCAGGCCACCGCCCAGGGCGCGGTCGCGGGCGTGAACGGCGACTTCTTCAACATCAGCGAGGTCCAGCACCCGGGCGTCCAGGTGACCGGCGCGAGTGTGGGACCGGCCATCGCGCGCGGCCGGGCACTGAAGGCGGCGGTGCCGAACGGCCAGCGTTTCGGGCCCGCACTGCCGCCCGGCACGAGCACCCAGGACGTGTTCGGCGTGGGCGTCGACCGACGGGCCCGGATGGACGGCCTGAGCCTCGCCGGCTCGATCCGCACACCCGAGGGCCGGCTGCCGCTGGGCGGGCTCAACCAGTACGCGCTGCCGGTGGGCTCCATCGGGGCGTTCACCGCCAAGTGGGGCAGCGTCTCCCGGGTCCGCGCCACCTGCGGCACGGACACCGACCGGGCCGCTCCGTGCAGCACCGACACCTACGAGGTGACGGTCCGCCGCGGCCGGGTCGTGTCGACCGCCGACACCCCCGGGAGCGGGCCGATCGCCTCGGACGCGACCGTTCTGGTGGGCCGGGAGGCGGGGGCGCAGCGGTTGCGGAAGTTCTTCGCGGGCGAGCCGGTGACGGTACGGCACCGGCTGGTGGCGGCGAAGTCCCGCGTCCCGTTCCGCTTCGCCCTCGGCGGCTATCCGGTTCTCGACGACGGGAAGCCGTTGCCCGGCCTCGACGACAGGGCCTCGGCCGTGCGCACGGCCGTGGGCATCGCGGACGGCGGCCGGCGCCTGCTGCTGCTCGCCCTGGACAGCGCGCCCGAGTACCGCACCGGTCTGACCGTCGCGGAAGTGGCGTCCATCATGCGCGAGCTGGGCTCGGCCGACGCCTTCAGCCTGGACGGCGGCGGTTCGTCGACGCTGGTCACCCGCGCGCCGGGAGCGGCGACGGTCTCCATACGGAACCACCCGTCCGACGGCGTGGAACGCCCCGTCCCCAACGGCATCGGAGTCTTCTCGACCCGCTGA
- a CDS encoding phosphatidylinositol-specific phospholipase C/glycerophosphodiester phosphodiesterase family protein, translating to MALTTRRRALTTLGAALAGTVALPATQALASERKHGPHPLWRAHAHNDYEHPRPLLDALDHRFGSLEADIYLVGGQLLVAHDPEDLDPTRTLESLYLDPLAARVRANHGSVYRGHRRPVQLLIDIKTEGVSTYLELDRHLKRYKHLFTTYAHGRVLPGAVTAVISGDRAARTPMEAQTVRRAFYDGRLTDLGSSAPASFVPLISDNWTLNFTWLGVGAFPDAERRKLRGIVRTAHSRGQKVRFWATPDVAGPARDALWGELLAADVDFLNTDDLAGLEAFLDAAPGQHT from the coding sequence ATGGCCCTCACCACCCGTCGCAGAGCCCTCACCACCCTCGGCGCCGCCCTCGCGGGCACGGTCGCCCTGCCCGCCACCCAAGCGCTCGCGAGCGAACGCAAGCACGGCCCGCACCCGTTGTGGCGGGCGCACGCCCACAACGACTACGAGCACCCCCGGCCCCTCCTCGACGCCCTCGACCACCGCTTCGGCAGCCTCGAAGCCGACATCTACCTGGTCGGCGGCCAACTCCTCGTCGCCCACGACCCCGAGGACCTCGACCCCACCCGCACCCTGGAGTCCCTCTACCTCGACCCGCTGGCCGCCCGCGTCCGGGCCAACCACGGTTCCGTGTACCGGGGACACCGCAGGCCGGTCCAGCTGCTCATCGACATCAAGACCGAGGGCGTGTCGACGTACCTCGAACTCGACCGGCATCTGAAGCGCTACAAGCACCTGTTCACGACGTACGCACACGGGCGGGTGCTCCCCGGCGCGGTCACCGCCGTCATCTCCGGCGACCGCGCGGCCCGTACGCCGATGGAGGCCCAGACCGTCCGCCGGGCCTTCTACGACGGCCGCCTCACCGACCTCGGCAGCTCGGCGCCCGCCTCCTTCGTCCCGCTGATCAGCGACAACTGGACCCTCAACTTCACCTGGCTCGGCGTGGGCGCCTTCCCGGACGCCGAGCGGCGCAAGCTGCGCGGCATCGTCCGGACGGCCCACTCCCGAGGGCAGAAGGTGCGCTTCTGGGCCACGCCGGACGTGGCCGGACCCGCCCGCGACGCGCTGTGGGGCGAACTGCTGGCCGCCGACGTCGACTTCCTCAACACCGACGATCTCGCCGGTCTGGAGGCCTTCCTCGACGCAGCGCCGGGACAGCACACCTAG
- a CDS encoding acyl-CoA dehydrogenase family protein, with protein sequence MTDLLYSEEEEALRAAVRDLLADHCDAPGVIARTETDTPHDREAWKALADGMGLAGLLVPEEKGGQGATHREVAVVLEELGRAVAPVPYLTSAVVATEALLACEAEGGLLAELASGRKIGALAVALNVAPGGAYKVVRLESGFLHGELTGVADAAAADVLLVPADDGGLYAVDADAVAVTPQASLDLTRPVATLTLDGAPARLLGDAEPAVRRALRAGAGLLASEQLGVAEWTLTETVRYLKDRKQFNRPVGGFQALKHRLAQLWLEVVNLRAAARNAADALAGGHDADLAVAVAQSYAAPVAVHAAEEAVQLHGGIGMTWEHPAHLYLKRAKADSIAYGTAGAHRAALAELVDLQAP encoded by the coding sequence ATGACCGACCTGCTGTACTCGGAGGAGGAAGAGGCGCTGCGGGCGGCCGTACGGGACCTGCTCGCCGACCACTGCGACGCGCCCGGTGTCATCGCGCGCACCGAGACGGACACCCCGCACGACCGGGAGGCATGGAAGGCCCTCGCCGACGGCATGGGCCTCGCGGGGCTCCTGGTCCCGGAGGAGAAGGGCGGTCAGGGTGCCACGCACCGCGAGGTCGCCGTCGTACTGGAGGAGTTGGGGCGCGCGGTCGCGCCGGTGCCGTATCTGACGAGCGCTGTCGTGGCCACCGAGGCGCTGCTCGCCTGCGAGGCCGAAGGGGGTCTGCTCGCCGAGCTGGCGTCCGGGCGGAAGATCGGCGCCCTCGCCGTCGCGCTGAACGTCGCCCCGGGCGGCGCCTACAAGGTCGTACGGCTTGAAAGCGGCTTCCTGCACGGGGAGTTGACCGGTGTCGCGGACGCGGCCGCCGCCGATGTGCTGCTCGTGCCCGCGGACGACGGCGGGCTGTACGCGGTCGACGCCGACGCCGTGGCCGTCACCCCGCAGGCGTCCCTGGACCTCACCCGGCCCGTGGCGACGCTCACCCTGGACGGGGCGCCGGCCCGTCTGCTGGGGGACGCCGAGCCCGCCGTACGACGTGCCCTGCGGGCCGGGGCCGGGCTGCTCGCCTCCGAGCAACTCGGGGTCGCCGAATGGACGTTGACCGAGACGGTCCGCTATCTGAAGGACCGCAAGCAGTTCAACCGGCCCGTCGGCGGCTTCCAGGCCCTCAAGCACCGGCTCGCCCAGCTGTGGCTGGAGGTCGTCAACCTGCGCGCGGCCGCCCGCAACGCCGCCGACGCACTGGCCGGCGGTCACGACGCCGATCTGGCGGTCGCCGTCGCCCAGTCCTACGCGGCGCCCGTCGCCGTGCACGCCGCCGAGGAGGCCGTGCAGTTGCACGGCGGTATCGGGATGACCTGGGAGCACCCGGCGCATCTGTATCTGAAGCGGGCCAAGGCCGACTCCATCGCCTACGGCACGGCGGGCGCCCACCGTGCGGCACTGGCCGAACTCGTCGACCTCCAGGCTCCCTGA
- a CDS encoding acyl-CoA dehydrogenase family protein yields the protein MTDAAELRRRTAELLAAHPPTRLPPPPSTEGPAGPPPSTATTDRLDFLRARFDAGLAWVHYPEGLGGLGAPRSLQVVVDAELEAAGAPDNDPRRIGIGLGMAAPTVLQYGTEEQKRRYLRPLWTGEEVWCQLFSEPGAGSDLAALGTRAVREGDDWVVNGQKVWTSSAHVARWAILIARTDPDVPKHAGITYFICDMTDPGVEVRPLRQITGEAEFNEVFLTDVRIPDSRRLGEIGDGWRVAQTTLNNERVAIGGMRLPREGGMIGPISKTWRERPELRTHDLHQRLLKLWVEAEVARLTGERLRQQLVAGQPGPEGAGMKLAFARLNQEISGLEVELHGEEGLLYDDWTMRRPQLVDFTGRDAGYRYLRSKGNSIEGGTSEVLLNIVAERVLGLPAEPRTDKDVAWKDLAR from the coding sequence ATGACCGACGCCGCCGAACTGCGCCGCCGTACGGCGGAGTTGCTGGCCGCTCACCCGCCCACCCGTCTCCCACCACCGCCCTCAACCGAGGGCCCTGCGGGCCCGCCCCCCTCAACTGCCACCACCGACCGACTGGACTTCCTGCGCGCCCGCTTCGACGCGGGCCTGGCGTGGGTGCACTACCCGGAGGGCCTCGGCGGGCTCGGCGCGCCCCGCTCCCTCCAGGTCGTCGTGGACGCCGAGCTGGAGGCCGCGGGCGCGCCCGACAACGACCCCCGGCGCATCGGGATCGGCCTCGGCATGGCCGCCCCGACGGTCCTCCAGTACGGCACCGAGGAGCAGAAGCGGCGCTATCTGCGGCCGCTGTGGACCGGCGAGGAGGTCTGGTGCCAGCTCTTCAGCGAGCCGGGCGCCGGATCCGACCTGGCCGCGCTGGGCACCCGGGCCGTACGGGAGGGCGACGACTGGGTCGTCAACGGGCAGAAGGTGTGGACGTCCAGCGCCCACGTCGCCCGCTGGGCCATCCTCATCGCCCGCACCGATCCGGACGTGCCCAAGCACGCGGGCATCACCTACTTCATCTGCGACATGACCGACCCCGGCGTCGAGGTCCGGCCGCTGCGGCAGATCACCGGTGAGGCCGAGTTCAACGAGGTCTTCCTCACCGACGTCCGCATCCCGGACTCCCGCCGCCTGGGCGAGATCGGCGACGGCTGGCGGGTCGCGCAGACCACGCTGAACAACGAACGCGTCGCGATCGGCGGCATGCGGCTGCCCCGCGAGGGCGGCATGATCGGCCCGATCTCCAAGACCTGGCGTGAACGCCCCGAACTGCGCACCCACGATCTGCACCAGCGGCTGCTGAAGCTGTGGGTCGAGGCCGAGGTCGCCCGCCTCACCGGCGAGCGGCTGCGCCAGCAGCTCGTCGCGGGCCAGCCCGGCCCCGAGGGCGCCGGCATGAAGCTCGCGTTCGCCCGGCTCAACCAGGAGATCAGCGGCCTGGAGGTCGAACTCCACGGCGAAGAGGGCCTGTTGTACGACGACTGGACCATGCGCCGCCCGCAGCTCGTGGACTTCACCGGCCGCGACGCGGGCTACCGCTACCTCCGCTCCAAGGGCAACAGCATCGAGGGCGGGACCAGCGAGGTCCTGCTGAACATCGTCGCCGAGCGCGTCCTGGGCCTGCCCGCCGAGCCGCGCACCGACAAGGACGTCGCCTGGAAGGACCTGGCCCGATGA
- a CDS encoding NADPH:quinone oxidoreductase family protein: MQAWQVHENGEPSEVMRLDEIETPTPGDGQVLLKVRAANINFPDALLCRGHYQVRPPLPFTPGVEICGETEDGRRVLANPALPYGGFAEYAVADAAAVLPAPDALDDAEAAALHIGYQTGWFGLHRRAGLEAGETLLVHAAAGGVGSAAVQLGKAAGARVIGVVGGADKAAVARELGCDVVIDRRGEDVIAAVKEATGGRGADVIYDPVGGEAYAQSAKVVAFEGRIVVVGFASGSIPSPALNHALVKNYSILGLHWGLYNTKNPKLIQHCHEQLTELAARGAIKPLVSERVPLAGAAAAVQRVADGLTTGRVAVIPGLTEGGAA, encoded by the coding sequence ATGCAGGCATGGCAAGTGCACGAGAACGGCGAGCCGAGCGAGGTGATGCGGCTCGACGAGATCGAGACGCCCACGCCCGGTGACGGCCAGGTCCTGCTGAAGGTGCGTGCCGCGAACATCAACTTCCCGGACGCCCTGCTGTGCCGGGGCCACTACCAGGTCAGGCCGCCGCTGCCCTTCACGCCGGGCGTGGAGATCTGCGGCGAGACCGAGGACGGGCGCCGCGTCCTCGCTAATCCCGCCCTGCCGTACGGCGGCTTCGCCGAGTACGCCGTCGCGGACGCCGCCGCTGTCCTGCCCGCGCCCGACGCCCTGGACGACGCCGAGGCCGCCGCCCTGCACATCGGGTACCAGACGGGCTGGTTCGGTCTGCACCGCCGGGCCGGGCTGGAAGCCGGTGAGACGCTGCTGGTCCACGCTGCCGCTGGAGGGGTCGGCAGTGCGGCCGTGCAGCTCGGGAAGGCGGCCGGCGCGCGGGTCATCGGTGTCGTGGGCGGCGCCGACAAGGCCGCCGTCGCCCGGGAGCTGGGCTGCGACGTCGTGATCGACCGGCGCGGCGAGGACGTTATCGCGGCCGTGAAGGAGGCCACCGGCGGCCGGGGCGCCGACGTCATCTACGACCCCGTCGGCGGCGAGGCGTACGCCCAGTCCGCCAAGGTCGTCGCCTTCGAGGGCCGGATCGTCGTCGTGGGCTTCGCCAGCGGATCGATCCCCAGCCCGGCGCTCAACCACGCCCTGGTGAAGAACTACTCGATCCTCGGCCTGCACTGGGGCCTGTACAACACCAAGAACCCGAAGCTGATCCAGCACTGCCACGAACAGCTCACCGAGCTGGCCGCCCGGGGCGCGATCAAGCCGCTGGTGAGCGAACGCGTACCGCTGGCCGGCGCCGCGGCCGCCGTACAGCGCGTCGCCGACGGCCTCACCACCGGGCGCGTCGCCGTGATCCCGGGTCTCACCGAAGGAGGAGCGGCATGA
- a CDS encoding helix-turn-helix domain-containing protein: MSDDNRDDDMDTVLAEVGPRLRRIRKERGATLAGLSEATGISVSTLSRLESGLRKPSLELLLPIARAHEVALDELVAAPVVRDPRVRAEPIRRHGRTYWPLTRQPGGLQAFKVLVPQEKAEPEPRTHEGYEWLYVMAGRLRMVLGDHDIVLTAGEAVEFDTRVPHWFGSTGEGPVEFLSLFGPQGERMHVRARPKRS; encoded by the coding sequence ATGAGTGATGACAACCGTGACGACGACATGGACACGGTGCTCGCGGAGGTCGGACCACGGCTGCGGCGGATCCGCAAGGAGCGGGGGGCGACGCTGGCCGGTCTGTCCGAGGCGACCGGCATCTCGGTGAGCACCCTCTCCAGGCTGGAGTCGGGGCTGCGCAAGCCCAGTCTGGAACTGCTGCTGCCGATCGCGCGAGCGCACGAGGTGGCGCTGGACGAACTGGTGGCCGCGCCCGTGGTGCGCGATCCCCGGGTACGGGCCGAGCCGATCAGGCGGCACGGGCGCACGTACTGGCCGCTGACCCGGCAGCCCGGCGGCCTTCAGGCCTTCAAGGTGCTGGTGCCGCAGGAGAAGGCCGAGCCGGAACCGCGGACCCATGAGGGGTACGAGTGGCTGTATGTGATGGCGGGGAGGCTGAGGATGGTCCTGGGCGATCACGACATCGTGCTGACCGCGGGGGAGGCCGTCGAGTTCGACACCCGGGTCCCGCACTGGTTCGGGTCGACGGGGGAGGGGCCGGTGGAGTTCCTCAGTCTGTTCGGGCCGCAGGGGGAGCGGATGCATGTGCGGGCGCGACCCAAGCGGTCGTGA
- a CDS encoding NAD(P)/FAD-dependent oxidoreductase, protein MTENNTDSYEVVVVGGGAAGLSAALVLGRARRRTLVVDAGEPRNAPAAHMQGYLSRDGMPPAEFLAVGREEIARYGVELVRDRAVDVTRGADFTVALESGRTVRARRLVIATGLKDELPDVPGVAEHFGRDVLHCPYCHGWEVRDRAFGVLATTPMSVHQALMVSQWSKDVTFFLHQVAESDLSDDDVRRLGAAGVKVVPGEVAGLVTEDDRLTGVRLADGTEHARDVLFVAPRAVPQTGLLEKLGAEFQETPFGAYPVVDPTGLTSVPGVWAVGNAMAFAEQVINAAAGGYRAGAFINGELLFADLDATP, encoded by the coding sequence ATGACCGAGAACAACACCGACTCGTACGAAGTGGTCGTCGTAGGAGGCGGCGCCGCGGGCCTGTCCGCCGCCCTCGTCCTGGGCCGCGCCCGGCGCCGCACCCTGGTCGTCGACGCCGGCGAACCACGCAACGCACCGGCCGCCCATATGCAGGGCTACCTGTCCCGGGACGGCATGCCGCCCGCCGAGTTCCTGGCCGTCGGACGCGAGGAGATCGCGCGGTACGGCGTCGAGCTGGTCCGGGACCGGGCCGTGGACGTCACGCGCGGTGCGGACTTCACCGTAGCGCTGGAGAGCGGCCGTACCGTACGGGCCCGGCGTCTCGTCATCGCCACCGGCCTCAAGGACGAGCTCCCGGACGTCCCCGGCGTCGCCGAGCACTTCGGCCGGGATGTACTGCACTGCCCGTACTGCCACGGCTGGGAGGTCCGCGACCGGGCCTTCGGCGTGCTGGCGACCACGCCGATGAGCGTGCACCAGGCGCTCATGGTGTCGCAGTGGTCGAAGGACGTGACGTTCTTCCTGCACCAGGTCGCCGAATCGGACCTCTCGGACGACGACGTGCGCAGGCTCGGGGCGGCCGGGGTGAAGGTGGTGCCCGGCGAGGTGGCCGGGCTGGTGACCGAGGACGACCGGCTGACGGGCGTACGTCTGGCCGACGGCACGGAACACGCACGCGACGTGCTCTTCGTCGCGCCGCGCGCGGTGCCGCAGACCGGGTTGCTGGAGAAGCTCGGCGCCGAGTTCCAGGAGACGCCCTTCGGCGCGTATCCGGTGGTCGACCCGACCGGGCTCACCTCCGTGCCAGGTGTCTGGGCGGTAGGCAACGCCATGGCCTTCGCCGAGCAGGTCATCAACGCGGCGGCGGGCGGCTACCGGGCGGGGGCGTTCATCAACGGAGAGCTACTGTTCGCCGACCTCGATGCAACGCCGTAA
- a CDS encoding ATP-dependent DNA ligase, translating into MLLTRLAQVSQEVAATSARSRKIALLAELFRDAEADDVPIVIPYLAGRLPQGRLGIGWKVLSRPVAPAVEPTLTVAAVDARLTELGKVTGTGSQAERTRLVGELMGAATEDEQRFLFGLITGEVRQGALDAVAVEGLAQATEAPSADVRRAVMLAGSLQTVAEALLADGPAALARFRLTVGRPVLPMLAHSASSVAEAVDKLDACAVEEKLDGIRVQLHRDGDTVRVYTRTLDDITDRLPELTATARELSGERFILDGEVIAFDAAGRPRSFQETAGRVGSRVDVATAAKEVPVSPVFFDALSVDDHDLLDLPFAQRHAELARLVPEPMRVRRTLVSGPDDLPQAEGFLAETLERGHEGVVVKALDAPYSAGRRGASWLKVKPVHTLDLVVLAAEWGHGRRTGKLSNLHLGARTADGGFAMLGKTFKGMTDTMLAWQTERLQELAVETEGWGVTVRPELVVEIAYDGLQRSTRYPAGVTLRFARVVRYREDKRPEEADTVEILLAAHPEVKP; encoded by the coding sequence ATGCTGCTGACCCGACTGGCCCAGGTGTCCCAGGAGGTCGCCGCGACCTCGGCCCGCTCCCGGAAGATCGCTCTGCTGGCGGAACTCTTCCGGGACGCCGAGGCGGACGACGTGCCGATCGTCATCCCCTATCTGGCGGGACGCCTCCCTCAGGGCCGGCTCGGCATCGGCTGGAAGGTGCTGAGCCGCCCGGTCGCCCCGGCCGTCGAGCCGACCCTCACCGTGGCCGCGGTGGACGCCCGCCTCACGGAGCTGGGCAAGGTGACCGGCACCGGGTCCCAGGCGGAACGGACCCGTCTGGTAGGCGAGTTGATGGGTGCGGCCACGGAGGACGAGCAGCGCTTCCTCTTCGGGCTGATCACCGGCGAGGTGCGGCAGGGCGCCCTGGACGCCGTGGCGGTGGAGGGGCTGGCCCAGGCGACCGAGGCGCCGTCGGCGGACGTACGGCGGGCGGTGATGCTCGCCGGGTCGCTCCAGACGGTCGCCGAGGCCCTGCTCGCCGACGGCCCCGCCGCCCTCGCCCGCTTCCGGCTCACCGTCGGCCGCCCGGTGCTGCCGATGCTGGCGCACAGCGCCTCGTCGGTGGCGGAGGCGGTCGACAAGCTCGACGCCTGCGCCGTCGAGGAGAAGCTGGACGGCATCCGCGTCCAGCTGCACCGCGACGGCGACACCGTACGGGTCTACACCCGCACCCTGGACGACATCACCGATCGCCTCCCGGAACTCACGGCGACGGCAAGGGAGTTGAGTGGCGAACGCTTCATTCTGGACGGCGAGGTCATCGCCTTCGACGCCGCGGGCCGCCCCCGTTCCTTCCAGGAGACCGCCGGCCGCGTCGGCTCCCGCGTGGACGTGGCGACGGCTGCCAAGGAGGTCCCCGTCTCCCCCGTCTTCTTCGACGCCCTGTCCGTCGACGACCACGACCTGCTCGACCTGCCCTTCGCGCAGCGGCACGCGGAACTGGCCCGGCTGGTCCCCGAGCCGATGCGGGTGCGCCGCACCCTGGTGTCCGGCCCCGACGACCTCCCTCAGGCCGAGGGCTTCCTCGCCGAGACCCTGGAACGCGGCCACGAGGGCGTCGTCGTCAAGGCGCTCGACGCCCCCTACAGCGCGGGCCGGCGCGGCGCCTCCTGGCTGAAGGTCAAGCCCGTCCACACCCTCGACCTCGTCGTGCTGGCCGCCGAATGGGGCCATGGCCGCAGGACCGGCAAGCTCTCCAACCTCCACCTCGGGGCCCGCACGGCGGACGGCGGCTTCGCCATGCTCGGCAAGACCTTCAAGGGCATGACCGACACGATGCTGGCCTGGCAGACCGAGCGCCTCCAGGAGCTGGCCGTGGAGACCGAGGGCTGGGGGGTGACCGTACGCCCCGAACTCGTCGTCGAGATCGCCTACGACGGCCTGCAGCGCTCCACCCGCTACCCGGCCGGCGTGACGCTCCGCTTCGCGCGCGTGGTCCGCTATCGCGAGGACAAGCGACCGGAGGAGGCCGACACGGTCGAGATCCTGCTCGCCGCCCACCCCGAGGTGAAGCCGTGA
- a CDS encoding NUDIX domain-containing protein, translating into MTSSQGKRSAGLLLFRRTADGLEVLLGHMGGPFFAKKDAGAWTVPKGEYEPDEPAWEAARREFQEELGLAPPDGAAVPLGEVKQTNGKIVTAWAVEADLDPATVVPGTFRMEWPPRSGRSQEFPELDRVEWLGVDRAREIIVKAQAAFLDRLAEHSA; encoded by the coding sequence GTGACGTCGTCCCAGGGGAAGCGCAGTGCCGGACTGCTCCTCTTCCGCCGCACCGCTGACGGCCTGGAGGTGTTGCTCGGCCACATGGGCGGCCCGTTCTTCGCCAAGAAGGACGCCGGGGCGTGGACGGTCCCGAAGGGCGAGTACGAACCCGACGAACCCGCCTGGGAGGCCGCCCGCCGCGAGTTCCAGGAGGAGCTGGGACTGGCGCCGCCCGACGGGGCGGCCGTACCGCTCGGCGAGGTCAAGCAGACCAACGGCAAGATCGTCACGGCGTGGGCGGTCGAGGCCGACCTCGATCCGGCGACGGTCGTGCCCGGCACGTTCCGTATGGAGTGGCCACCACGCTCGGGCCGGAGCCAGGAGTTCCCGGAGCTGGACCGGGTGGAGTGGCTGGGCGTCGACCGGGCGCGCGAGATCATCGTCAAGGCCCAGGCCGCGTTTCTCGACCGGCTGGCGGAGCACTCGGCCTGA